From Monomorium pharaonis isolate MP-MQ-018 chromosome 9, ASM1337386v2, whole genome shotgun sequence, the proteins below share one genomic window:
- the LOC105833041 gene encoding uncharacterized protein LOC105833041 isoform X1, whose product MQVATPPVAGRGGPRAADFAPRTTARRTRVREDSSDRGRGESTDDHREKTLYNMPPDRPDASGIETNIELNSSQDYNFGETAYAMNDKEKENASVLADSNSTNECQSEIPRWEKSMEKNNQSDDELTSLSWLHQQNLLKGLDISNPSKDIKHENMNMLNNNICDDITDFSENTNSVSSLDDSFCPENNGKASVTLNGNGQSYQHPTKNCQKPTQIFQESAKSHCNISPSNQTKISLSNNNLPMSNRNKHPTHIPYDPHLHRNSKPPYSFSCLIFMAIEDSPGKALPVKEVYAWILEHFPYFRNAPTGWKNSVRHNLSLNKCFRKVEKAPNLGKGSLWMVDAQYRPNLIQALSRAPFPPPTTQNLSSSEKVPRKCVNTRLPDPVLFPYLSKRLASSNINDSTETEIDSDVDAAAAAMLSFKHGPIILNHNKDRKRKLPESEKLVPIITRSSSEDHTYSCVASIKLGSKHPNEEELNPDFDEQRKIAEGADALLNLAGVSTTLNHSRTHHVTQGINTASKSEVITKPKKRSTTSDYSSTSEKRRKRWRDWGEENRYLKQIRG is encoded by the exons CCACGCCGCCCGTCGCGGGGAGAGGGGGGCCGCGTGCTGCCGATTTTGCACCGCGAACCACCGCGAGGCGAACGAGGGTCCGGGAGGATTCGAGCGATCGAGGACGTGGAGAATCAACGGA TGACCACAGAGAGAAGACTCTATACAACATGCCACCAGATAGGCCAGATGCATCGGGTATCGAAACTAATATAGAACTGAACTCGTCTCAGGATTATAATTTCGGGGAAACCGCCTACGCGATGAACGACAAGGAAAAGGAGAATGCCAGTGTACTGGCAGACTCAAATTCGACCAACGAATGTCAGAGCGAAATTCCTAGATGGGAAAAGTCCATGGAGAAGAACAATCAATCAGACGACGAGCTGACGTCTCTCAGTTGGCTACATCAGCAGAATTTACTTAAGGGTTTGGATATTTCAAACCCCTCCAAAGACATAAAGCACGAGAACATGAACATGCTGAACAATAATATCTGCGACGACATAACAGACTTTTCCGAAAACACAAATTCTGTATCGAGTTTGGATGATAGTTTTTGTCCAG AGAACAATGGAAAAGCAAGTGTTACACTGAACGGAAACGGACAAAGCTATCAGCATCCCACCAAGAATTGTCAAAAGCCCACGCAAATATTTCAGGAATCTGCAAAAAGTCATTGCAATATTTCGCCAAGTAATCAAACGAAGATTTCTTTGAGCAACAATAATTTGCCAATGTCTAATCGCAACAAACATCCTACCCACATACCATATGATCCTCATTTACACAGAAATAGCAAACCACCATATTCATTCTCCTGCCTCATATTTATGGCTATCGAAGATAGTCCCGGAAAGGCGTTACCTGTGAAGGAGGTTTACGCGTGGATTCTGGAACACTTTCCATATTTTAGGAATGCTCCTACTGGATGGAAAAACTCTGTCAGGCATAATTTGAGCCTCAACAAGTGCTTTCGGAAAGTGGAGAAGGCTCCA aatttaGGAAAGGGATCATTGTGGATGGTGGATGCACAATACCGCCCAAATCTGATTCAAGCGTTGTCTCGCGCTCCTTTTCCTCCCCCTACAACCCAAAATCTGTCTTCGTCGGAAAAGGTGCCCAGAAAATGCGTAAATACACGTCTCCCAGATCCGGTTCTCTTTCCATACCTATCCAAAAGACTGGCGTCTAGCAATATTAACGATAGCACAGAAACTGAGATAGATAGTGACGTTGATGCAGCGGCTGCCGCTATGCTTTCCTTCAAGCATGGACCCATCATTCTAAATCACAATAAAG ATCGTAAACGAAAATTGCCAGAATCGGAAAAGCTGGTACCTATAATTACCAGGAGTTCTAGCGAGGATCATACTTACAGCTGTGTAGCCTCAATAAAATTGGGAAG CAAACATCCGAATGAGGAAGAACTAAATCCAGATTTTGATGAACAAAGGAAGATCGCGGAAGGTGCGGATGCGCTTTTGAATTTAGCTGGTGTTAGCACGACGCTGAATCACAGTAGAACACATCACGTGACACAAGGTATTAATACAGCATCGAAATCAGAAGTTATTACAAAACCAAAAAAACGTTCTACCACGAGTGATTACTCAAGCACGTCTGAGAAAAGGCGCAAGAGATGGCGAGACTGGGGTGAGGAAAATCGATACCTAAAACAAATTAGGGGTTAA
- the LOC105833041 gene encoding forkhead box protein N3 isoform X2, which produces MPPDRPDASGIETNIELNSSQDYNFGETAYAMNDKEKENASVLADSNSTNECQSEIPRWEKSMEKNNQSDDELTSLSWLHQQNLLKGLDISNPSKDIKHENMNMLNNNICDDITDFSENTNSVSSLDDSFCPENNGKASVTLNGNGQSYQHPTKNCQKPTQIFQESAKSHCNISPSNQTKISLSNNNLPMSNRNKHPTHIPYDPHLHRNSKPPYSFSCLIFMAIEDSPGKALPVKEVYAWILEHFPYFRNAPTGWKNSVRHNLSLNKCFRKVEKAPNLGKGSLWMVDAQYRPNLIQALSRAPFPPPTTQNLSSSEKVPRKCVNTRLPDPVLFPYLSKRLASSNINDSTETEIDSDVDAAAAAMLSFKHGPIILNHNKDRKRKLPESEKLVPIITRSSSEDHTYSCVASIKLGSKHPNEEELNPDFDEQRKIAEGADALLNLAGVSTTLNHSRTHHVTQGINTASKSEVITKPKKRSTTSDYSSTSEKRRKRWRDWGEENRYLKQIRG; this is translated from the exons ATGCCACCAGATAGGCCAGATGCATCGGGTATCGAAACTAATATAGAACTGAACTCGTCTCAGGATTATAATTTCGGGGAAACCGCCTACGCGATGAACGACAAGGAAAAGGAGAATGCCAGTGTACTGGCAGACTCAAATTCGACCAACGAATGTCAGAGCGAAATTCCTAGATGGGAAAAGTCCATGGAGAAGAACAATCAATCAGACGACGAGCTGACGTCTCTCAGTTGGCTACATCAGCAGAATTTACTTAAGGGTTTGGATATTTCAAACCCCTCCAAAGACATAAAGCACGAGAACATGAACATGCTGAACAATAATATCTGCGACGACATAACAGACTTTTCCGAAAACACAAATTCTGTATCGAGTTTGGATGATAGTTTTTGTCCAG AGAACAATGGAAAAGCAAGTGTTACACTGAACGGAAACGGACAAAGCTATCAGCATCCCACCAAGAATTGTCAAAAGCCCACGCAAATATTTCAGGAATCTGCAAAAAGTCATTGCAATATTTCGCCAAGTAATCAAACGAAGATTTCTTTGAGCAACAATAATTTGCCAATGTCTAATCGCAACAAACATCCTACCCACATACCATATGATCCTCATTTACACAGAAATAGCAAACCACCATATTCATTCTCCTGCCTCATATTTATGGCTATCGAAGATAGTCCCGGAAAGGCGTTACCTGTGAAGGAGGTTTACGCGTGGATTCTGGAACACTTTCCATATTTTAGGAATGCTCCTACTGGATGGAAAAACTCTGTCAGGCATAATTTGAGCCTCAACAAGTGCTTTCGGAAAGTGGAGAAGGCTCCA aatttaGGAAAGGGATCATTGTGGATGGTGGATGCACAATACCGCCCAAATCTGATTCAAGCGTTGTCTCGCGCTCCTTTTCCTCCCCCTACAACCCAAAATCTGTCTTCGTCGGAAAAGGTGCCCAGAAAATGCGTAAATACACGTCTCCCAGATCCGGTTCTCTTTCCATACCTATCCAAAAGACTGGCGTCTAGCAATATTAACGATAGCACAGAAACTGAGATAGATAGTGACGTTGATGCAGCGGCTGCCGCTATGCTTTCCTTCAAGCATGGACCCATCATTCTAAATCACAATAAAG ATCGTAAACGAAAATTGCCAGAATCGGAAAAGCTGGTACCTATAATTACCAGGAGTTCTAGCGAGGATCATACTTACAGCTGTGTAGCCTCAATAAAATTGGGAAG CAAACATCCGAATGAGGAAGAACTAAATCCAGATTTTGATGAACAAAGGAAGATCGCGGAAGGTGCGGATGCGCTTTTGAATTTAGCTGGTGTTAGCACGACGCTGAATCACAGTAGAACACATCACGTGACACAAGGTATTAATACAGCATCGAAATCAGAAGTTATTACAAAACCAAAAAAACGTTCTACCACGAGTGATTACTCAAGCACGTCTGAGAAAAGGCGCAAGAGATGGCGAGACTGGGGTGAGGAAAATCGATACCTAAAACAAATTAGGGGTTAA